The DNA window CTAACAATGGCTAGCTCTTCCAGGTTATGTGATGCAGGAATGGTGGTGTGCATGGCAATAGACCAAAGTGTGTCTAGCACTGGGAGATGATCCGGCTGCTGACCATGCGGCGTTGCATCTTCCTGGGTTCCATCTGCACTCAGGGTTTTCAGTTTGGGAAGGGAACCCACAGCAGTCAGGTTTGGACACCCTTTTATATCCAGTATGTTGAGTTCTGGCATGGAATCGACTGCACCTAGTTCTGGGCAATCAAATACTGATAATTGCAAGAGCGAGGGCTGAGTAGGGATACTGATGACACCACACACGGTCAATTCCAGTGTGTGCAGAGAAGAAAATCGATCCAATGGAAGAGTAGTTAGTCGCTCGCATCTTCTGATTACTAGACTTTGTAAGCATGGGAAATCTCCATCATGTACATCAAACCACTTGGACCACTGTCGCATGCTGCCAAATTCCAATGTTATCAATGACGGGAAGCAATTGCTGCCAGCAATATGGCTGCAAAACTCCCTTCCAATGTGTTCCACATAATACATCTGTCTAATCGTGAGATGCTTAAGGAAAGGCAGCTCACCAAGTGTTGGAACACATTGTTGCGATACCTTATGTGTACCGGAAATTATTACTATGTAAGTCAACTTTGAAAATGAAGCATCACCCAGCCAACTGGGGTAGCTCTGACAATTGTAACCATATATTTCCAGTTCTCTTAggccctcatgtggtctcaaggTCTCAAGTATTTGATTATGTGGTACTGTAACATATTTAGGTTGTTGCATGTCTTCGtactgaaaattttcatatcgCCCTTCAGGAGTAGAGGTTAAGTCCAATTCCTCAGTCATGAGAAAATCTTGTTGCAGCATGTGTTCACAGTGCACTTCATTGAAGTCTAATATTAGAACCTGGATGTTCTTTTTACTCACTAATTGAGCTTGATTTGCATCTTGGACATGAGACAAATTACACAATCCTCGTATAGTCAACTGATCCTTTATCTGGTTGAGGTTCCTCAGCTCAATTAAGTTAAAACTATCACCGCATCTACAGATTTCTATGTCAGGAATAGTCTGTAGATTGGTTAGGGGATAAATTCCACTTGGTGCATTCTCAGCTCCTTGAAGATGGCGTAGTAGTTTCAGGCTACTGATGTGCCTTGGTAATGCCTCACCAAGGTTGCTACCACCTAAGCTAAGGACCCGCAGATTTTTGCAGTTCAAGAAAAGAATGTCTGGATTACTAACTTCAGAATGTTCCTCCCCAAACACAACAATGGCCCAGAGAGGGTGGGAGGGAGCTGAGAACTGAACAGATGTATGAAAATCGATTATGGACATAAACCGAGCATTTTCTGGAATTTTAACCGGTTTGTTACCTTCAAGTATGAAGAACTCATTTCCAGAAAGATGGCATGCAAGATCATGGATTAGGTCATGCATGACGACCTCATTCAAAGATAATTGAAGAAATGACCTCTCAACTAGTCCATCAAAACATTGACTCCCAATTTCGTCCCCATTGTTCCTCTCATCACCCTGTAAAATATCAAGTAACTGCCACAGCTCAATAACCTCAGATTTGTCAAGCAAATAATCTTTTGGGAATAGACAAAGGGAAAGAAAACATCGTTTTAAATGCATGGGCATGTTCTTGTAGCTCAACTCCAAGGCCGGTAACACCTCATTCTGTGCTTTATCTAAATCCCATAGATCACTTTCAATGACATCTATCCATCTCCTTTCATCGGTTTCATATCTCAACATGCTTCCCAGAGTCTTGATTGCCAGTGGTAATCTGTCACACTTCTCAACAATCTGCTTGGCAATGTCTACAAGATTACCTGGAATGACATTCTGCTGTGCTGTAACTGTTCTTTCAAACAATATCCAGCACTCATCGGGACTTAAGTGGTCCATAGTGAAGTGTGGCATTGTCTGCACCAATTTTGCTACTGCCACATTGCGAGTTGTTACTAGAACCTTACATTGTTGGGCAGCAAAGAATGGCCTGCAAAATGTTTCCCATAAATCCCCTCTTTCATTCCATACATCGTCCAGTACAAGTAGAAGTCTCTTCCCCATTATCTCCTGGGCTAACATGTCCTGAAGATCAGCCAATTCAGACAGCCCATTGCTCTCCTTGGTTATAGAAACAATAATTTTCTTTGTCAACCTCTTTGAGTCAAAATGATCAGAAACATAAACCCATACACGGACATCAAATGACTGGGACACTGTTTGGTCATTGTATACAAGCTGTGCTAGAGTTGTTTTGCCCAGACCCCCCATACCAACAATAGCCAAGACTGAGAACTGATTAGCAACATTGCTACCCTGTCTGGACATCAGCATTTGTTTCACTTTCTGCTTGTCTGACTCTCTTCCAACAATGCTCTGTTCAACCACGAAACAGCCTGTGTCACGCACGCTTTGGATACCAGGCATAATCCGGCGCTCTCCATCATTTTCTGACAGGCTAAAATACTTTTGGTAGACTTCCATTTCATCAAGTCTTTTTACAAGTTCGCCTGCTCTGACAGCCAGCTCATTTGGAACCGGGACAAATCCAACCTCAGTGCATTGTTCATCATTCACCTATATAGgcaggaaaaaggaaaggctgaagttttttttctctcgacatatagtttatttttccctACGGTTTATTTAATACACAAAATCTCaactaaaaactatttttctttttaaaaatggaaTTGCCACCTTCCATGAATCTATAAAAGAGGAAAATTAAAGcagtaataatatatttataatagtatCCTGATGCCATTGATCGGGGAACtaaactatttgccactcttactaGCAGCCACTCCTCAAATGCCACTCTTATATTCTTATGATTATGattgtttctaattttttgcCATTACAGAGACGTGAAATATCAGTTCTACCCCTATCGTTTCATATTTCTTTCTCATGTTACTTGTTTATATGATCAGCTATCTTAAGTGTGTGAACATAATCTTTTTAAGCTTGTACGCTAAAATAATTTgcatagtaaataaaataagtatgGATGCAATTAACCCTAATAATGCTTATAAGTATGGATGCAATTAACCCTAATAATGCTTCGTGTTTAACTCATGCTCGGGCTATGGTTATTGAGAAATTAAagtcttattcatttttttagtacATAATATTCAATACTTCATTTGTCAACGATTgtaacaagaaaagaaacatttaattatgttatTCAAAAACTTTGGAAATGcagaaattttctataaatatgattTGAGTAAAACATTAATTATCATGATGTGAGTTGTGATGTTATTCATTACAGTTAGTCAGGTTAGACGTaaggatattttagaattctAGTAATCATGTCGTCTCATTAGAAACAGTGAGAGTACGTGGACCATGCAGTCAAGGAACATTATGAGaaggaaaatataaaatagatgaaagaGGTAGAGTATGTACTTTGTATGTTTCTATTGTGGCAAAAGATTGAAAACAACCGTAAGAGTGGCATTTGAGGAGTGGCTGCTGGTAAGAGTAGCAAATAGTAAAAACCCAGGTTGAACAAATGACCAAAGACCAAGGTCCTTTGCAAACTGAGTTTCCACCATAGTGGCACTTAAGAGAGCAAGATATTAGTCAagtatttatcttatttggaAAATAAGGCTTTAACGTACGGATCGATGTATTTCAGCGAGAAGTCCACAAAGCAAAATGTATTCTAATTTAGTTACAATATTCGATTGTTTctttcatccatatataacggagagagtatatctATCTATCGCTGAGTTGTGTATGAATTTAATTAGAGGTTAAGTAGTGATCAATGCTAACTATACCTCGGAGCGCTTGCGCTTGGAGCTGCTGGCTGCAGATCTGCCCAACCTGCAGCGGCTGACCTCGTACTCGTACTCCTCCACCACGTCCTCCGCGCCATAGGCGAGCTCCCTGAGCTCCCTGAGCCGCAGCTTGGCGGACTCCTCCCTGACGTCCCAGTGCTCCTCCGCGTCGGCAAGCGTCGCCTGGATCCTCCGCATGGTCCGCTCCAGCTTCCGCAGGTCCTCCAGCCCCTGCCAGACGACGGCCGGTGACGAGGaagaagccgccgccggcgccagcaACGACGACAGCTTGTCGAGCGCCCATTTCACAGCCATGGACGCGAACACCCCGGCGGCCATGTCGATCGGATCTGGATGGGTTTCGCTGCTCTGCAGCTATCTCTCTAGTCTCTCCTCTTACTGCTGCAATGACGCCACAACCGATTATTGCTGTGGAGGAGTACGTACGACTGCCATGCCAATCGACCTTCTTTATTAGAGGATAAGCTCCGGTCTTTATCCCCGTGTCTACCGGCTCCACGCCAAAATGTCAGCGTCATCACGGTGGCCCGGGCATATTGCGGGGCTAGCgtagttataaattttatcttataggTCTCTTATgtagataattattattttataattttttaatttgaatttaatttttctaaattatattttatatgaaaccccatttacctatattctaaattatacttctacctaaactattttttatataatatttaatttatattatatacttataaattatatttataaatggacactttctcttaattttttcaatttttaaccaaaatttcagatctttccaaattgtatttatagatgtactctttcctcaatatcaattactttaaaaaaaattatccaagATTTAGATTTCTCTAAACTTTATTAAtcatggactctttttattatttttcttttatttttaattgatctttttttccttatccaattctaaaaaataaaattatctttctttgattttcaTTGTCCGATTCAAAACAAgccattttttctcttatggaaacctaaatgatttttttctatatgccAACTTGTAGGACATAACAGCAATGGTGGAATTCTATATACCAATTTGTTGATCGTAACAGTAATGGTCTCGTTGATCGTAACATAATTTGTTGATTGTAAGAGCAATGGTCTAGTTGATCGTAACAGCCATGTGATCTAGCCGTGTGATCTTTTCTCTTGTTTAATTGCGATTGATCTTGTTTTTCTTAACTTTCTTCAATTAATCTCATACTTTCTAGCCCGTGAAAGATAGCATGGATTTTAGATTTGGATTTCATGGAATAGAAACATCTCAGAGTTTGTATTCATGCATGGCTGGAACATCACATCTATTAACCTATTAAAGTAATAGGAAAATGAGTCTCCACGTTATCTCTAGCGGGCTAGAAATTCTtcctaattatatttatagatggactcttccctcaatatcaattattttaaaatttttaatccaaaatttgaattttttagttgtatttacaTATgggctattttattattttatttttaattctgaaattgtatttataatcGGATTCTTTTTGTTACACGtggactttttttctttatttctaaTTATGCAATTGTATTTCTCATCAGATTCTTTTTCGATTAACGTGGATTTTAATCcgagatttagatttttctaaattgtatttacacattGGCTcgtttttattgtttttattttttaatttcgaaattgtatttctaattagattcttttttattaaagatggactctgaaattgtatttataatgagatttcttttgtttttgattaACGTGGGATTTTTGAGCTCATTAGAATGAACATGCTAGATCAAAGTCTATTAGAGATCTACCAGTGCATTATAAACAACACACTGCCACCATCATCACGCCGTTTTTGTCCgactccttttctttctttttatcgaTATCCATCTGTCCGATTTATattcctttccttttgtttgtttgactttttttctttttttctttgattaatctcagaatttctagcaCGTGAGAAACAACGTGGAGCCCTCTTTTcttattactttatatatataatagatcaTAAGTCTAAAGTTAGACCAATAATTAGTCTGAATGGTACGACCtctgtatttaattatttatcttatttaaaaattttacattaatacacaaaatataatttataattaaaataaatttaataacaaATCCAATCATAATAACTAGTACAGTGGCCCACGCAGGCTGCGCGGCTGACTTCgttatgaaatttcttatataatatcaaatatagtttcatattatattataaaatataaatattaaagtggTAATTTAGTGTTAAACTATGACCTACCTTAGATTAAACTATTATATTTGACTTTCCACACAAATTAAATCATTGGAtccttttatattatcttagTAACACAACAGATCTAACAATAATACTACAATAGatcaaagttgtataaaatttatagcatAATATCTCTTCTTTCATCCGTCTTCTTCAAtcacatatatttcatatatattacttatttgtAATTGTTCTTcctaattgtatttatagatagactcttccctcaatatcaattattttaaaaattttaatccaaaatttgaattttttatttgtatttacaTATgggctattttattattttatttttaattctgaaattgtatttataatcGGATTCTTTTTGTTACACgtggacttttttttctttatttctaaTTATGCAATTGTATTTCTCATCTGATTCTTTTTCGATTAACGTGGATTTTAATCCGAGATTTAggtttttctaaattgtatttacacattGGCTcgtttttattgtttttattttttaatttcgaaattgtatttctaattagattcttttttattaaagatggactctgaaattatatttataatcagattctttttgtttttgattaaCGTGGGATTTTCGAGCTCATTAGAATGAACATGCTAGATCAAAGTCTATTAGAGATCTATAAGTGCATTATAAACAACACACTGTCACCATCATCACGCCGTTGTTGTCCgactccttttctttctttttatcgaTATCCATCTGTCCGATTGATattcctttccttttgtttgtttgactttttttttctttttttcttcgattaatctcagaatttctagcccgTGAGAAGCAACGTGGAGCCCCTTTTTCCTcgttactttatatatataatagataacCATAAGTCTAAAGTCAGACCAATAATTAGTCACAAAATAGTAATTTGtcagtaaattttatatgcatgttattAGAGATATGAAAGCAGAAGCTAACAagtaaattacgataaaaactctaaatcaactctaaattttaaattcaaagtttaaattctaactgataagtataaaaaatgaGGGGCTGATAGGACCTAACACTATCGACCACTGTGTGGAATGATCAAGCCAAAATTAATGCTCCCCTACCGCACTAGTGAAGATTCTCAATCTCATGGGACAATCAATATATTGGTGTAGATAGGCACAATTAACCGTCgtattacttaatttttttttcctgtgagCCGAGAGATGAGCTTGGATAGACATAAGGAAAAGTCTATAAGAGGTTAACCCGCGGGGGAACCATTTGACGAGCCTTTCAATAAGGTAGGGACGGTTTTTTGTCTTGGGAGGACTTGGAAGGGAGGAAGGGGATATAGCATAGTTATTCTAAAGGAGGTGTGTAGAATAGTTTTGTCCATAATTTCCATGTTATGGCATTTATATCATGATACACACCATACAAATCGTTACAAAGTAAAGTGTACATTATAGAagtaattacaaaataaagtgTTTGTGTATATGTAATGACTAGTTAAGGACTTAGGTTAACTTGCTGAAATAGACTTAGTTATTTGGGTTGATATCATGGATTTATGACATATGGAGCTGTAgaatttttgagaaaagtcCCGAAaagttttagagaaaaattttttgaaaagtttCCGACAGGTTCTGATTTCCAACAGATAGTGCCCTTACTGCATCCATTTTTATTTCCaagaaaaatttttgaatccatttatgataatttctgaaaaaaatcacTGATGTTTTCCATTCCAAATACTGATTCGGAATCAGGAATGTTTCCaaaccgttttcatccctgcAAGGTCAGGAGCAACCTTGATCCCTATAACATACTACATAGTTAAAATTTGTGTCATAAAGGACTCGAGAAGAAACtattagcaaatatttgaCCTGAATAAGACATGTTTTTCAGTAATTTAGCATATATATCATGCTACTACAAATGGCTGGTTTCAGATCGCCTACAACCGAAAAACCAAAAGTTGCCTCTGTTTCAGCTGATGACTCATCACTAAATCCACAGCAAGGTAAAGGGACATTGAAAGCTTGGTGATACACATTGTAGGAGgatgcttatttttttaaaaaaactagtgtGATACTAACCTAGTGATCCAAGGCAAGAGTTCGGTGtatgaaaataaatgtaaATTATAAGCTGTAAGCTTAAATTATCAAATGAAAAGGCTAGATTCCATACCTGCTTTGTTAATGTCCATCGTTTCGCCTTTCATACTGATTTTTTATTACCAGTAATCACGGTTCATTGCCACCAGTGCATACAGAAATTGGAACACAACTGCCTATACCATATATGCTGCCATTCAGCCGGCTTGCTTGCAATCAGCTGTAGTTCTGACTACTTCCATTAAGACAGCTAGAGCTGGTTATCGACAGATCACGAATGAGAAAGCTAATCAGATATGCGCGCTTGTAAAATGCAAGAGGTTAAGCTGACATgatgcaaccaaaaaaaaaaaaagctgtaaCAAAGCGATATATATACCATGAGTAGAATGATTCGGCAGCATACAGTTCTTCAAGCTGGCTTCGAAGCGAATTAGGTAGACGAAGGTGCGGAGAGCCATTTATGTTT is part of the Oryza brachyantha chromosome 11, ObraRS2, whole genome shotgun sequence genome and encodes:
- the LOC102718314 gene encoding putative disease resistance RPP13-like protein 1, giving the protein MAAGVFASMAVKWALDKLSSLLAPAAASSSSPAVVWQGLEDLRKLERTMRRIQATLADAEEHWDVREESAKLRLRELRELAYGAEDVVEEYEYEVSRCRLGRSAASSSKRKRSEVNDEQCTEVGFVPVPNELAVRAGELVKRLDEMEVYQKYFSLSENDGERRIMPGIQSVRDTGCFVVEQSIVGRESDKQKVKQMLMSRQGSNVANQFSVLAIVGMGGLGKTTLAQLVYNDQTVSQSFDVRVWVYVSDHFDSKRLTKKIIVSITKESNGLSELADLQDMLAQEIMGKRLLLVLDDVWNERGDLWETFCRPFFAAQQCKVLVTTRNVAVAKLVQTMPHFTMDHLSPDECWILFERTVTAQQNVIPGNLVDIAKQIVEKCDRLPLAIKTLGSMLRYETDERRWIDVIESDLWDLDKAQNEVLPALELSYKNMPMHLKRCFLSLCLFPKDYLLDKSEVIELWQLLDILQGDERNNGDEIGSQCFDGLVERSFLQLSLNEVVMHDLIHDLACHLSGNEFFILEGNKPVKIPENARFMSIIDFHTSVQFSAPSHPLWAIVVFGEEHSEVSNPDILFLNCKNLRVLSLGGSNLGEALPRHISSLKLLRHLQGAENAPSGIYPLTNLQTIPDIEICRCGDSFNLIELRNLNQIKDQLTIRGLCNLSHVQDANQAQLVSKKNIQVLILDFNEVHCEHMLQQDFLMTEELDLTSTPEGRYENFQYEDMQQPKYVTVPHNQILETLRPHEGLRELEIYGYNCQSYPSWLGDASFSKLTYIVIISGTHKVSQQCVPTLGELPFLKHLTIRQMYYVEHIGREFCSHIAGSNCFPSLITLEFGSMRQWSKWFDVHDGDFPCLQSLVIRRCERLTTLPLDRFSSLHTLELTVCGVISIPTQPSLLQLSVFDCPELGAVDSMPELNILDIKGCPNLTAVGSLPKLKTLSADGTQEDATPHGQQPDHLPVLDTLWSIAMHTTIPASHNLEELAIVSCAGLSELPTLPSLLKLQITNCPDLSVVGSLPSLTTLSLWDSLPKDEVFYRLLNDHPTLSDITICSKTITKLSLQPPRLPSLKKLTLSCVNLQYCDGLAGLTCLDGIKISGCPKLRQQLQSPDVR